CACCAATGGGCGAGAAAGGAGCGCTTAACTGGCCGTGATCGTGGGCACGCCGACCGATCAGGATTCGAGTGCCTGGACTTGCTCCTCGACGAGGACGGCGGCGTCAGCGAGTTCGGGGTCGACCCCCAGATCTAGCTGGCGAGTCACGAACTCCGGGACCGCCTGTGTTGCGTACCAGACGATACGCAGCTCCGGGTGGTGCTCCCGGGCGACCGGGACCAGGGTCGCCTCGGCCCCGTCGGTGAGAAAGAAAAGCGAGGCGTCGTCGATCCCGGCCGCGTCGAGGTCAGCGGCGGACGCGGGCGTCTCGATTCGAGTCGTCGTCACGTCGTGGGCCCCTAGCGCGGCTTCGAGACCACGGTCGGGCCCCACAATGATTGCGTGTGTCATTCGTACTCGATTGTGGCCGGTGGTTTGTGGGTCACGTCATAAACGACCCGCGAGACCGAGTCGAGCTGGCCGGTGATCCGGCTCTGGATGCGCTGGAGGGTATCCCAGTCCAGGGCCTGTGCGCGGGCGGTCATCCCGTCCCGACTCTCGACCGAGCGGACGGCGACGATCCAGCCGTGGACGCGGTTGTCGCCCTTGACGCCGGTCGCCTTGCCCAGCACGGCCGCGAAGGCCTGCCAGGGGTCCGCTTCCTCGAGTTCGTCCTCGACGACCGCGGTCGCCTCGCGGGCGACTCGCAGTTTCTCCTCGGTGACCTCGCCCAGCACTCGAACGGCCAGGCCCGGGCCGGGGAACGGCATTCGTTCTGCGACGACCGAATCCAACCCCAGTTCCCGGGCGACCTCCCGAACCTCGTCCTTGTAGAGATCCCGCATGGGCTCGACGATCCCGTCGAAGTCCACGACCTCTGGGAGGCCGCCGACGTTGTGGTGGGACTTGATCGTCCCCTCGCTCTCGATCCGATCCGGATAGATCGTCCCCTGGACCAGCATCGAGGCGTCGACTTCCTTTGCAACCGTCTCGAACTCCCGGATGAACTGCTCGCCGATCGCGTGGCGTTTCTCCTCGGGGTCGGTGACCCCCGCCAGGGCATCCAGGAACCGATCCTGGGCCTCGACGATCCGAAGGGAGTCCATATGCGAGAAGGTCTCTCGGATGCCCTCGGTCTCGCCTTTCCGCATCAGGCCGGTGTCGACATAGACCGGGACGAGCTGGTCGCCGACGGCCTCGTAAGCCAGCGCGGCGGCCGTCGAGGAGTCCACGCCGCCCGAGAGGGCGATGATCGCGGTCTCGTCACCGAGTGCCGCCTCGATCTCCGCTTTCGCTTCGGGGATAAAGGTCTCGACGTCGACCATCTCAGGCCACCTCCTGAACGGTCTCCAGTTCCGCAAGGATCGCCCCGAGGAACCCGACGAAGGGCGGGCTCGCCCGGGTCGGCCGGGAGCGGAACTCGGGGTGGAACTGCGTTCCCAGGAAGAAGGGATGGTCGGCCAGTTCCAGGATCTCCATCCGGTTGCCCGCCTCGCCGGAGAACACCAGGTTGCCATCCGAGAGGTCCTCGATGTACTCGGGATTGACCTCGTAGCGGTGACGATGGCGCTCGGTGCAGGAGTCGGCCCCGTAGATCTCGTGGGCCAGCGTGCCGGGCTCGATCTGGGTCTCGTGGGCCCCCAGACGCATCGTGCCGCCGAGGTCCTCCAGGTCGTACTGGTCCGGCAGGAGGTCGATCACCGGGTCCGGGGTCGTCTCGTCGATCTCGGTGGAGTGGGCGTTTGCCAGGCCCAGCACGTTTCGGGCGTACTCGATGACTGCCAGCTGGAAGCCAAAGCAGAGTCCAAGGTAGGGCACGTCGTTCTCCCGAGCGTAGGTGATCGCCCGCATCTTGCCCTCGACGCCGCGACTGCCGAAGCCGCCCGGGACGACGATGCCGTCGGCCTCGTCGAGGCGTTTTTCGTCGCCGTCGTCCATCCGGTCGGCCTCGACCCACTCGACGTTCACGTCGACGCCGTGGTCGAGCCCGGCGTGTTTCAGTGCCTCACGCACCGACATGTAGGCGTCCCGCAGGTCGTACTTCCCGACCAGCGCGATGTCCAGTTCCGCGGTGGTCTCCTGGGTGACGAGTTCGCGCCACTCCGTGCTGCGGTGGGCCCGGGGGATCGCCCGGTCGGCCAGTTCGAGCCGGTCCATGACGTACTCGTCCATCCCCTCTTCCTCCAGCAGGAGCGGGACCTTGTACACGTCATCCACGTCGTAGTTCGAGAACACGGCCCGAGTCGGGACGTCACCGAACAGGGCGATCTTCTCCCGGACGGACTCCTCCAAGGGATCGTCCGAGCGACCGACGATGATGTCGGGCCGGAGCCCGATCGAGCGCAGTTCCTTCACGCTGTGCTGGGTCGGCTTGGTCTTCTGCTCGCCGTTTGGCGCGTAGGGAACCAGCGTGACGTGAGTGAGAAGGACGTCCTCGTCGGGTTCCTCGTCGACGAACTGCCGGAGCGCTTCCAGGAAGGGCATGCCCTCGATGTCACCCACCGTCCCGCCGACCTCGACGAGACAGATGTCGTGCCCGTCGGCGGCCTCGCGGATGCGGCGCTTGATGTCATCGGTGATGTGCGGGATGATCTGGACGGTCTTCCCGAGGTAGTCACCCGAGCGCTCCCGACTGATGACGTGCTGATAGACCTTCCCCGTGGTGACGTTGTGATCGAAGGTCATGTCGATGTCGAGGAATCGCTCGTAGTTCCCCAGGTCCAGGTCGACCTCGCCGCCGTCCTTGAGGACATAGACCTCCCCGTGCTGGTAGGGGTTCATCGTCCCCGCGTCGACGTTGAGATAGGGGTCGATCTTGACTGCGGTCACGTCGAAGCCGGCGTTCTCCAGGAGGCGGCCCAGACTCGCCGCCGTGATCCCCTTGCCGAGCCCCGACATCACCCCGCCAGTGACGAAAATGAACTTGTCCCCCAGTGAGGGGTCGTATCCGGTCTCTGTCGGCATACCGACCGTCCGGTGCCGGCGGGCAAGAACATTTCGGGACGGCCGGGGCGTGAGGGGTTTTAACGGTGGAGACATAACCAGGCCCCATGGGACTGCTCTCACGCCTGTCATTCCTGGTTCGATCGAAGCTCAACGCGCTCATCGGCCGGGCCGAGGACCCCGCGGAGACCCTGGATTACTCCTACCAGCAGATGCGGGACGAACTCACCGACGTCGAGAAGGGCATCGCGGACATCACCGCCCAGAAAAAGCGTCTGGAGGTCCAGCGCGATCGTCTCGAGGAGAACATCGAGAAGCACAACGAACAGGCCCGGGAGGCCATGGCCCAGGACCGCGAGGACCTGGCCAAACGCGCCCTGGAGAAAAAACAGGCCAAGCGCTCACAGGCCGAGGACCTGGCCGGCCAGATCGAGAACCTGGAGTCCACCCAGCGGAACCTCGAGGAGAAGAAGGCCGATCTCAAGCGCGATATCGAACAGTTCAAGACCAAAAAGGAGACCGTGAAAGCTCGCTACGAGGCCGCCGAGGCACAGACCAGGGTCTCGGAGGCGGTCACCGGCGTGGGAGACGAGATGGAGGACGTCGGCCGGGCCATCGACCAGGCCACGGAGAAAACCGAGGAGATGGAGGCCCGGGCCGCGGCACTCGACGAACTGGAGGACCGTGGCGTCCTCGACAACGCGATGTCCGACCAGGACCAGATCGATCGGGAACTCGAAGCCGGCCGCGAGGAGCAGGACCTCGAAGCCGAACTGGAGACCCTCCGAGAGTCCGAGGGCAAAGCAGAAACCGAGCCCGAAACCAAGGAGGAAGCCGAGGCCGAGGAGGTCAAAGCCGAACTCGAAGCCCAGGTCGACGAATCGGAGGTCGAAGCCGAACTGGCGGAGCTTCGAGAAGAGGAGTCAGAGTAAGCACGAGTCCGATTCGCCGCCGGGCTACTCGACGAGCTGTTTCTCCCGCCAGGTCCCTCGGCGATGCAGGAGGTAGGCGACGAGGGCACCGACGACGTTCGATATCGCGAAGGCGATCCAGATGCCGGTCTGGCCGATCGCCTCGGCCGCGACCCACCCCATTCCGAACCGGACGACGATCAGCATGATGATCGCGATAAGGGCCACGGTCAGGGTTTTCCCGGCCCCACGAAGCCCGCCGGAGTACGCCCGCATGATCCCGATGAATCCGAAGGTCGGAGCCACGTACCGGAGGAACTGCGCCGACACCTCGATCACCGCCGGATCGTCGGTGAACACGGCCGAAATGGGAGCGGCGGCGACCCAGGAGAGCACGCCGATGCCCGTCAAGATGGCGAACAGCCAGACGGCCGCGATTTTCGCGGCCCGGCCGGCGCGATCCGGTTTGCCGGCCCCGATGTTCTGCCCCGTCATCGTCTCCACGCCGCGGTCGACGGCCACCCCCGGGAGGATCACGATCGAGAACAACCGCGTGGCGATGCCATACCCCGCCACGACCGGCGTTGCGAACCAGCCCACGACGAACAGGAGGAGGTTCTGCGAGATGGCCCGGGAGACCCCTTCCGCGGCCGCCGGCGCGCCGATCCGGACGATCCGAACCAGGTACTGCCAGGTCGGCACGAGATCACGCAGGTGAATCGTGATACCCCAGCGATCGCCGAACAGAACTACCAGGGCGATCGCGAGCCCCACTCCCCTGGAGAAGATCGTGGCGATGGCGGCACCCCTGATCCCGAGTTCCGGGAAGGCGACAGTCCCCACAAGCGGTGCGTTCTCGACGATCGTGATGCCGAAGATGAGAAACGGGTCGAGCACGATGTTGAGCACCACCGTGCCGGCCATGACGAGCATCGGCGTCAGCGTGTCACCGTACCCCCGCATGAGCGAGTTGAACACCATATACACCATCATGAAGACGAACCCGAGCGAGACGATCTCCAGATAGCCGGTGGCAAGCGGGGCGA
This region of Halodesulfurarchaeum sp. HSR-GB genomic DNA includes:
- a CDS encoding PspA/IM30 family protein, whose product is MGLLSRLSFLVRSKLNALIGRAEDPAETLDYSYQQMRDELTDVEKGIADITAQKKRLEVQRDRLEENIEKHNEQAREAMAQDREDLAKRALEKKQAKRSQAEDLAGQIENLESTQRNLEEKKADLKRDIEQFKTKKETVKARYEAAEAQTRVSEAVTGVGDEMEDVGRAIDQATEKTEEMEARAAALDELEDRGVLDNAMSDQDQIDRELEAGREEQDLEAELETLRESEGKAETEPETKEEAEAEEVKAELEAQVDESEVEAELAELREEESE
- a CDS encoding CTP synthetase — protein: MTHAIIVGPDRGLEAALGAHDVTTTRIETPASAADLDAAGIDDASLFFLTDGAEATLVPVAREHHPELRIVWYATQAVPEFVTRQLDLGVDPELADAAVLVEEQVQALES
- the guaA gene encoding glutamine-hydrolyzing GMP synthase — encoded protein: MVDVETFIPEAKAEIEAALGDETAIIALSGGVDSSTAAALAYEAVGDQLVPVYVDTGLMRKGETEGIRETFSHMDSLRIVEAQDRFLDALAGVTDPEEKRHAIGEQFIREFETVAKEVDASMLVQGTIYPDRIESEGTIKSHHNVGGLPEVVDFDGIVEPMRDLYKDEVREVARELGLDSVVAERMPFPGPGLAVRVLGEVTEEKLRVAREATAVVEDELEEADPWQAFAAVLGKATGVKGDNRVHGWIVAVRSVESRDGMTARAQALDWDTLQRIQSRITGQLDSVSRVVYDVTHKPPATIEYE
- a CDS encoding MATE family efflux transporter, with amino-acid sequence MIRDEFVAAIKTRISYVFRGREEIELLDGPIGKPLFFLSIPLVFTNLFQTAYNLADTFFLGQYSTASLAAMSFAWPPVFLLMMLGMGISVAGSVLVAQQTGAAKHREAERAASQVIAYTTIASLLFGGIAYLVAEPFVRILGASPDVAPLATGYLEIVSLGFVFMMVYMVFNSLMRGYGDTLTPMLVMAGTVVLNIVLDPFLIFGITIVENAPLVGTVAFPELGIRGAAIATIFSRGVGLAIALVVLFGDRWGITIHLRDLVPTWQYLVRIVRIGAPAAAEGVSRAISQNLLLFVVGWFATPVVAGYGIATRLFSIVILPGVAVDRGVETMTGQNIGAGKPDRAGRAAKIAAVWLFAILTGIGVLSWVAAAPISAVFTDDPAVIEVSAQFLRYVAPTFGFIGIMRAYSGGLRGAGKTLTVALIAIIMLIVVRFGMGWVAAEAIGQTGIWIAFAISNVVGALVAYLLHRRGTWREKQLVE
- a CDS encoding CTP synthase, whose amino-acid sequence is MPTETGYDPSLGDKFIFVTGGVMSGLGKGITAASLGRLLENAGFDVTAVKIDPYLNVDAGTMNPYQHGEVYVLKDGGEVDLDLGNYERFLDIDMTFDHNVTTGKVYQHVISRERSGDYLGKTVQIIPHITDDIKRRIREAADGHDICLVEVGGTVGDIEGMPFLEALRQFVDEEPDEDVLLTHVTLVPYAPNGEQKTKPTQHSVKELRSIGLRPDIIVGRSDDPLEESVREKIALFGDVPTRAVFSNYDVDDVYKVPLLLEEEGMDEYVMDRLELADRAIPRAHRSTEWRELVTQETTAELDIALVGKYDLRDAYMSVREALKHAGLDHGVDVNVEWVEADRMDDGDEKRLDEADGIVVPGGFGSRGVEGKMRAITYARENDVPYLGLCFGFQLAVIEYARNVLGLANAHSTEIDETTPDPVIDLLPDQYDLEDLGGTMRLGAHETQIEPGTLAHEIYGADSCTERHRHRYEVNPEYIEDLSDGNLVFSGEAGNRMEILELADHPFFLGTQFHPEFRSRPTRASPPFVGFLGAILAELETVQEVA